A region of Sporosarcina sp. FSL W7-1349 DNA encodes the following proteins:
- a CDS encoding PQQ-dependent sugar dehydrogenase — MKRFFPLVLLLMLLGCSKQTQPVGGPPSFETVATGLNSPWSIAADEGQFFISERTGTIVKVEPGSAITRDSVHLSQPLSNVAEAGLLGFVLHPDFHSSRLAYAYYTYDSNGSPINRIVTLAYDGDSWREQDILLDNIRSGPVHHGGRLALSPDGTLFATIGDGARPESAQDPNEWNGKILALQADGSFHIFSLGHRNPQGLAWDTNGILFASEHGQSANDEINVIVRGHNYGWPLIEGTETRDGLEAPLLTSGPTETWAPSGMAFHKGLLYVAALRGQAILVIDPDKAEIVDRMQGFGRVRDVYSDGRSLYFITNNTDGRGNPSQGDDRLIRFTP; from the coding sequence ATGAAACGCTTCTTTCCGCTTGTCCTCCTTCTCATGCTACTTGGCTGTTCCAAACAAACGCAACCGGTTGGCGGTCCGCCATCATTCGAAACAGTGGCAACTGGTTTGAATTCGCCTTGGTCCATTGCGGCGGACGAGGGGCAGTTTTTCATTTCGGAACGTACCGGAACTATCGTGAAAGTGGAACCCGGCAGCGCTATCACACGAGATTCCGTCCATTTATCGCAGCCGCTGTCCAACGTAGCAGAGGCCGGATTGTTGGGATTTGTGCTCCATCCGGATTTCCATTCATCCCGTTTGGCTTATGCCTACTATACGTATGATTCAAATGGCAGTCCGATCAACCGGATTGTCACATTGGCCTATGACGGGGATTCGTGGAGAGAACAAGACATACTGCTTGATAACATCCGCTCTGGCCCTGTCCATCATGGCGGACGCCTTGCCCTCTCCCCTGATGGAACGCTTTTTGCGACCATTGGGGACGGGGCCCGTCCGGAATCTGCACAAGATCCGAATGAATGGAACGGGAAAATCCTCGCGCTCCAAGCGGACGGTTCCTTCCATATATTTAGCTTAGGACATCGGAATCCCCAAGGACTGGCATGGGATACAAACGGGATATTATTCGCCTCTGAACATGGGCAGTCCGCTAATGATGAAATCAATGTCATTGTTCGTGGCCATAATTATGGGTGGCCGCTCATTGAAGGGACCGAGACGCGGGATGGACTGGAGGCACCACTGCTCACTTCCGGTCCAACTGAAACATGGGCCCCTTCCGGCATGGCTTTCCACAAAGGACTACTATATGTAGCAGCACTTCGAGGGCAAGCTATCTTGGTCATCGATCCGGACAAAGCAGAAATCGTCGACCGGATGCAAGGGTTTGGCCGAGTCCGGGACGTATACTCGGACGGCCGTTCACTTTACTTCATTACGAATAATACCGACGGCCGCGGCAATCCATCGCAGGGGGATGATCGGTTGATCCGGTTCACTCCATAG